The genomic region ATAGTCTCTATCACaatattgtttattaattcatttttctcgcAAAGAACACTCTGAATTTCCCTGTCATAAAGCTACTTAGCACGCGCGAAACCAGTAAATCATTGACGCCAAGCAACATCCTCGTTCTCTATAATTTTGCAACAAGCATATTTGctataattaatcaatcaatcgatCCATCaatcaaacaaatttttttttcaaattttcaacaagcaattttcacataaatttattaatcttCATTTATTTCGTTCATCTCATCTCCATTGAAACATAGAGTAGAGGCACACAGCAAGAAGGCAGTGATAAAGTAACGCTggagattaatttatttggcaaaaataggGGTGGGGTGATTAATGGACACTGGGCCTTTTCAACAGCATTCACAACCGTCTAGACTCATTGCAAAAGAAAGGAGTGTACGTTtcttggagaaaaatattcccttGCATCAGCAATTTAATGAGTCATTAACATTAAACATATTTAAAGGTGTCCATCTTGTCCCACACGACCTCAATAACcgaataaattgaatgataCTCCCTGCAGGTTTATTCTCCAAGTACTCAGTGCAAGGTGATATGATTAATGTtcgttttttcttcaatattgTCCCTTAATACTTAATCGTCGAAACAGTCCCGCGTTGATAAAATTTGTACTCCCTATTACCATTCGATAAACGTCAACGAGATAGCTCTCGAGAGTTTACCGtggattttatcaaaaattgtgattttaaAGTTTCATTATAAAACGAgagtttataaaaattcaggtAAATTGAGCTTTCAGGACGCATAGATAATTGACTGACTCGTCTCGACTGTCGATTATGTGAATATATTAACTAAGGTCTCTCTCATTGAATATGGCCCCTCCCCCTTATCCAGAAATCAATggatatttacaattttcgaTTGTTAGACCCTCTCAGAACCCGCAATTGGTGTCTACTATGTTGAtacttaattttaattgatttgttTTCTTAAACTATTCGTGGATTTCTTGGCAATTAACTGCCTCTATCGCATTACATAAAAAATGAGtgtttttaaaagaaaaacttgaaagacattttcttcaaaatttaattctcgtCAAAAAAATAGGATATCCTCTCTCAAAGCCGATCATTACCTAAATATTCATACAATTTAACAAGTCCAATTAAACATATGACAACGAGATTCTTCCATCAAAGAGTGAATTCAGTAGTGAGGTTTTCAGTGAATATCTCACAACTTATTACAGATATACAGATTTTtggtcaaatatttttctaatctGAAATTGGCCCATCGCAAAAGTCCATTACTAAAATTTCGTCATCCCCCTTCCCGTCCCCCAAATTCCGAGATATTTCTCAAAAACTCAGTTAACAGCCAAATCAGCTTGCTCTATTTTACCCCTCCGCTACTGAATTCCAAACTATCCTTTTCAAAGCCCTCCTTTCTAGGACAACTTTCCTCCCCTCAAAAAAACTGAAACTACCATTTAACCCCCAAACCACACCCATCCCCGAAAAATTTATCGCATCACCATATAAACCTCCTCCTGAGCAGTTCTCTTCTCCCCCTGCAGTTGCAGCGCAATATCCTTGACCCTCGGACTCATGGGGACATAATCAGAATCCTCGAGGACGAGCGGCGCAACCGCATGAACCTTTTCCTCTGGTGTCGGTGTAGCTGACCTGGTGCCTCCCTCCGAGTCCAGCCCATCATCGCTGATGCTTCCAGTTCTGGTCGAGCCCGACCCACACCTCTTTCTCGGTGGCAAAGGTGGTGGAAGTCTCGCGACTTCCGGAGACATAATGAGAATCTCATTTGGATCCTCATATAGATTCGAGTGAATTCTCATTTTCCTGAAGTCACTCAGATCCTCCACAATTTCCTCGTATATTCCTGAGGCTATTGACACAGTGGAGACTCTTCTGGGCGATGGTTCCTCCAGCTCCTCGAGACTAGCACTGATATTGGGGATGCTCGCTGGCTCCGGTTGATAGACATTGTCGACAGCCCTGAGGTGCCCTGTCAACTTGCTGTCAGTAATTCTGTCCTCAAGCTGATGGAGAAGCTTGGCCTCACTGCCAGACCTGGTGGAGAGAAGCATACCAAGACCTGCGTTGATCAACGTCGAGGCAACCTTACTCTTCACCGTAAACGATGGAGAGGCCTCAGCGTGACATGTGTGAATAGACAGTCTCAGATCTCCCTCAGACAAACTGAGAGGACGTGACGCCTGTTTGTGTTTGGGCCCTCGTCCCTGGGTGACCAAATCCTGGAGAAGTTTGGGGGCATTCATGCAAAAAACATGGAGTTCTCCAAGGCCTCCGCGAAATTCTCTAGTCGTGTGAATGACGCAAATTCGTTTGACATCCTCAGGACGACCAGCAGTCACCAAGTGAAACTGATTCATCTCCTTCCAGTCCAGGGTCTCGATTATGTCGCCAGAATGCACATCCTTGATGAAGACCCCCGAGCGACTGGCCACGAGGTCCCCATGAAGCCCGGTCAGGCCGGCAGCTCTCGAGTGAGTGTTGTCCACCATTGATATGTTGAATGTCCCTTCCATGAATCTGTGGCGTCTGGGCTTGAGCAGCTGGCGGAGGTTCGCCATCCACCTCTGGGTCTCCGACTCAGAGGTACCGGACAAATACAGCAGAGCTTTTCTCTCTTTTCCAGGAAATATTCCAAAAGCAAATTGCTTTGTTCGTGACTCGGTGCGACATATTATGGAGTCTGATGGAACTTTTATGGAATTGTTCCTGTCATTTCCATCGCTAGTCAGGCCGCGGTCTAGGTGGACCTCGACTCCTAAACCTGGACCCAATTTGCGAACTGAACACCAGTGCCTTCGCCAGGCCTTCCAGGGAGCCAGGGGTCGCTTTCGCACGCGGTGGGACATGTAACGACTACCTGGAAGCTTCGCGTCGAGGAATCCGCACAACTCGGCGTCAGCGCCTGACATGTTTCTACCGATTTCTGAG from Diachasmimorpha longicaudata isolate KC_UGA_2023 chromosome 1, iyDiaLong2, whole genome shotgun sequence harbors:
- the LOC135159805 gene encoding uncharacterized protein LOC135159805 — encoded protein: MKEIGRNMSGADAELCGFLDAKLPGSRYMSHRVRKRPLAPWKAWRRHWCSVRKLGPGLGVEVHLDRGLTSDGNDRNNSIKVPSDSIICRTESRTKQFAFGIFPGKERKALLYLSGTSESETQRWMANLRQLLKPRRHRFMEGTFNISMVDNTHSRAAGLTGLHGDLVASRSGVFIKDVHSGDIIETLDWKEMNQFHLVTAGRPEDVKRICVIHTTREFRGGLGELHVFCMNAPKLLQDLVTQGRGPKHKQASRPLSLSEGDLRLSIHTCHAEASPSFTVKSKVASTLINAGLGMLLSTRSGSEAKLLHQLEDRITDSKLTGHLRAVDNVYQPEPASIPNISASLEELEEPSPRRVSTVSIASGIYEEIVEDLSDFRKMRIHSNLYEDPNEILIMSPEVARLPPPLPPRKRCGSGSTRTGSISDDGLDSEGGTRSATPTPEEKVHAVAPLVLEDSDYVPMSPRVKDIALQLQGEKRTAQEEVYMVMR